One Endozoicomonas gorgoniicola DNA window includes the following coding sequences:
- a CDS encoding methyl-accepting chemotaxis protein, giving the protein MDNAKKNTYKSNLSVLMVIAFLCPTVWGGLIAYQSITVGVVPDSREILVFGLSALGFFLVFFLSGEEKIAQKNRMNEIALEDQKNQNALIQLLNELQRVSEGDLTTRADVNAGFTTAIADSINYAIENLQRLVQSIDSSAQNVDLTAKTVKEGILQVASEAEAQQQDMSTIYTQAEDLENRSQKISKAAQSTGSLAVSSVESAHKGNKEAIASIAMMNEIRQQIQTTSKRVKRLGESGQQIADIGEIINDIAEQTNILSLNASVQASIAGDAGVGFSIVANEIQRLAERCTASTKKIDILVKTIQQDAHQAVTSMEQATDKVVTGAGQIDATARSLSDIQKNINAQESLTQTITDEVIEQETLTRSIKSLIEDANRATEANVEKSKDNAANVLGLNNMSRDMRTSIAGFKVRADDQVSNHLTPDSSEVAL; this is encoded by the coding sequence ATGGATAATGCGAAAAAAAATACTTACAAGTCAAACTTGTCGGTGCTAATGGTGATTGCGTTCCTGTGTCCGACAGTCTGGGGTGGGCTAATCGCGTACCAGAGTATTACGGTCGGGGTAGTGCCTGATAGCCGCGAGATTCTTGTTTTCGGGTTATCAGCGTTGGGTTTTTTTCTGGTTTTTTTTCTCAGTGGCGAAGAAAAAATAGCACAGAAAAATCGCATGAATGAAATAGCCCTGGAAGACCAGAAAAACCAGAACGCACTGATTCAGCTGTTGAATGAACTTCAGCGGGTGTCAGAAGGTGATCTGACTACCCGCGCCGACGTAAACGCCGGGTTTACCACAGCGATTGCTGACTCTATCAATTACGCAATTGAAAACTTGCAGAGGCTGGTGCAGAGCATTGACAGTTCTGCCCAAAACGTTGACCTGACCGCAAAAACAGTGAAAGAAGGCATTCTGCAGGTGGCCAGCGAAGCTGAGGCGCAACAACAGGATATGAGCACCATTTACACTCAGGCCGAGGACCTGGAAAACCGGTCTCAGAAAATATCAAAAGCGGCGCAGTCGACCGGTAGTCTTGCTGTCAGCTCTGTTGAGTCTGCCCACAAAGGTAACAAAGAGGCGATAGCCTCGATTGCCATGATGAACGAGATAAGACAGCAGATACAGACGACCAGTAAGCGGGTAAAACGACTGGGCGAGAGTGGTCAGCAGATTGCTGATATTGGTGAAATTATCAATGACATTGCTGAACAGACCAATATTCTCTCTCTCAATGCGTCGGTTCAGGCATCGATAGCGGGTGATGCCGGTGTTGGTTTTTCTATTGTTGCCAATGAAATCCAGCGACTGGCAGAACGCTGCACGGCATCGACCAAAAAAATAGACATACTGGTAAAAACCATTCAGCAGGACGCTCATCAGGCTGTCACATCCATGGAGCAGGCGACCGATAAAGTGGTGACAGGAGCCGGACAGATTGACGCTACTGCCCGTTCATTGTCGGATATTCAGAAAAACATCAATGCTCAGGAATCGCTTACCCAGACCATCACCGATGAAGTGATAGAGCAGGAAACCCTGACCCGGTCAATCAAGTCCCTGATAGAAGATGCCAACCGGGCAACAGAAGCCAACGTTGAGAAGAGCAAGGATAATGCGGCCAATGTTCTGGGCCTGAACAACATGTCGCGGGATATGCGTACTTCAATCGCGGGCTTCAAGGTCAGAGCCGATGATCAGGTGTCAAACCATTTAACTCCTGACAGTAGTGAGGTTGCTTTATAA
- a CDS encoding chemotaxis protein CheW encodes MKAFWDFIHEQDEDVRSYLTMNDRVSNDPENVVEVLPVYVGNSRFVIPSGSISGVCPADVAIARLPNAREHVLGMTNIGGKGYVVISLHRLFSEARTQDRGVIVYSKTYDIALLADKATAVRQLALSDPTRCDSANVLISQLPFYEYEFDKFHMIDLDHLLRLVQGHQNG; translated from the coding sequence ATGAAGGCATTCTGGGATTTCATACATGAGCAGGATGAAGATGTCCGTTCGTATCTGACAATGAATGACAGGGTCAGCAATGACCCTGAGAACGTTGTGGAGGTGCTTCCGGTTTATGTTGGCAACAGCCGTTTCGTGATTCCTTCAGGCTCCATCTCAGGTGTTTGTCCGGCTGATGTCGCAATCGCCAGACTACCCAATGCCCGGGAGCATGTTCTTGGTATGACCAATATTGGCGGAAAAGGCTATGTTGTGATTTCCCTGCACAGGCTTTTTTCTGAAGCACGAACACAGGACAGGGGCGTCATTGTTTACTCCAAAACATACGACATTGCCCTGCTTGCTGACAAGGCGACAGCGGTACGCCAGCTGGCACTTTCCGATCCGACTCGTTGTGACAGTGCTAATGTACTGATCTCCCAGCTCCCTTTCTATGAATACGAATTCGATAAATTTCACATGATCGATCTTGATCATTTATTGAGACTTGTTCAGGGGCATCAAAATGGATAA
- a CDS encoding response regulator, translated as MRIGIVEDSTTERLALKNKLKKLDYRVIFEAADGSEGLIKSRKLLPDVVLMDVLMPEMNGYQCVRNMRQEKSLKDIPVIYITSKNSPVDREWGLRQGASGYLAKPVNDKELKVELEKVAGKLEQA; from the coding sequence ATGAGAATTGGAATCGTAGAAGATAGCACCACTGAAAGGCTGGCTCTGAAAAACAAGCTTAAAAAGCTGGATTACAGGGTTATTTTTGAAGCAGCCGATGGGTCCGAAGGCCTGATCAAGAGCCGGAAACTATTACCTGATGTTGTTCTGATGGATGTATTGATGCCGGAAATGAACGGCTATCAGTGTGTAAGAAATATGCGTCAGGAAAAGTCACTCAAGGATATTCCTGTTATTTACATCACTTCAAAAAACAGCCCGGTAGACAGGGAGTGGGGGCTTCGCCAGGGAGCATCAGGTTATCTCGCCAAGCCGGTTAATGATAAAGAGTTGAAGGTAGAGCTGGAAAAAGTTGCCGGGAAACTGGAGCAGGCATGA
- a CDS encoding response regulator yields MEHEDVVVLVIDDSNTIRRSAETILTREGYTVKTAADGFDALSKFRDNTPSIVFVDIMMPRLDGYQTCSLIKHNEQYKEIPVIMLSSKDGIFDRAKGRIVGSCAHIAKPFSKDDLLTAINKYCQ; encoded by the coding sequence ATGGAACATGAGGATGTTGTTGTTCTCGTTATAGACGACAGTAATACGATAAGGCGGTCAGCGGAAACGATTCTTACCAGGGAAGGCTATACCGTGAAAACGGCGGCGGATGGATTTGATGCGCTGTCTAAATTTCGTGATAACACGCCCAGCATTGTGTTTGTAGACATTATGATGCCGCGTCTTGACGGTTACCAGACCTGCTCACTGATTAAACATAACGAACAGTACAAAGAGATACCGGTCATCATGCTTTCTTCAAAAGATGGGATTTTTGATCGGGCAAAAGGGCGAATCGTTGGATCCTGTGCCCATATTGCCAAGCCTTTCTCCAAAGATGACCTTTTAACTGCCATTAACAAATATTGCCAGTAA
- the pilB gene encoding type IV-A pilus assembly ATPase PilB, with amino-acid sequence MAPNTLSTFLNRLVAKGLINENSAIEAQNRADEADSSVYDILLSQYNLSSEQLTLATAEQFGIPYLDLSAFDPAFLPEEAVNETLTRKHGVIPLSSRGKKLFIAITDPLDHSGIDEYRFMTGSTPSPVLVEKDKLLALTEHLFSSEDIAISDFDEEEFGAIDDLDISSAADDDSDIVDVDGENDTPVVKFVNKMLLNAIKLGSSDLHFEPYEYSYRVRFRTDGVLHEVSCPPIALSPRIASRLKIMSSMDISERRKPQDGRIKLKLSKTRAIDFRVNTLPTLWGEKIVLRILDPTSAQMGIDALGYEDDQKTLYMEALSQPQGMILVTGPTGSGKTVSLYTGLNILNTTERNISTAEDPVEINLEGINQVNVNPKQGMDFSGALKAFLRQDPDIIMVGEIRDLETANIAIKAAQTGHMVMSTLHTNSAPETLTRLQNIGVPAFNIATSVSLIIAQRLARRLCKHCKTEDRMSRNSLLEEGIPEDLLNSASIYAASPNGCSHCAKGYKGRVGVYEVVKITPSLQKVIMNEGNSLQIAEVAEQEGFNNLRQSGLKKVLQGVTSLEEVNRVTLD; translated from the coding sequence ATGGCTCCAAATACACTCAGCACTTTTCTGAACCGGCTTGTCGCTAAAGGTCTGATTAATGAAAACTCAGCCATTGAAGCTCAAAACCGTGCCGACGAGGCAGATTCCAGCGTTTACGATATTCTGCTGTCACAGTACAACCTGTCTTCTGAGCAGCTGACACTGGCAACGGCAGAGCAGTTTGGCATTCCCTATCTGGATTTAAGTGCTTTTGACCCGGCCTTTCTGCCCGAAGAGGCAGTGAATGAAACACTGACCCGCAAACACGGGGTAATCCCCCTTTCCAGCAGAGGCAAAAAACTGTTTATCGCCATAACAGACCCGCTGGATCACTCGGGTATTGATGAGTACCGGTTTATGACCGGCAGCACCCCTTCACCCGTACTGGTAGAAAAAGACAAGCTTCTGGCACTGACAGAGCATCTCTTCAGCTCTGAAGACATTGCCATCTCGGACTTTGATGAAGAAGAGTTTGGAGCCATCGACGACCTGGACATTTCGTCAGCCGCAGACGATGACAGCGATATCGTCGATGTCGACGGAGAAAACGACACCCCCGTTGTAAAATTTGTCAACAAAATGCTGCTGAATGCCATTAAGCTGGGCTCATCAGACTTACACTTCGAACCTTACGAATACAGCTATCGTGTGCGATTCAGAACCGACGGCGTACTCCACGAAGTCTCTTGCCCACCCATCGCCCTGTCGCCAAGAATTGCATCGCGCCTCAAAATCATGTCCTCCATGGACATTTCTGAGCGCCGCAAGCCCCAGGATGGCCGTATCAAACTGAAGCTGTCCAAAACCAGGGCCATCGACTTCCGGGTCAACACCCTGCCCACCCTGTGGGGTGAAAAAATCGTACTGCGTATTCTCGATCCTACCAGTGCGCAGATGGGTATCGACGCTCTGGGCTATGAAGACGATCAAAAGACACTTTACATGGAAGCCCTGTCGCAACCCCAGGGCATGATTCTGGTGACTGGCCCAACCGGTTCCGGTAAAACCGTATCGCTTTATACCGGCCTGAACATTCTCAACACCACTGAAAGAAATATTTCAACCGCAGAAGACCCCGTTGAAATTAACCTTGAAGGCATTAACCAGGTCAACGTCAACCCAAAGCAGGGCATGGATTTTTCAGGCGCACTCAAGGCTTTTCTACGACAGGATCCGGATATCATCATGGTGGGTGAGATCCGGGACCTGGAAACCGCAAACATCGCCATCAAGGCCGCCCAGACCGGCCACATGGTCATGTCCACCCTGCACACCAACAGCGCACCGGAAACCCTGACCCGACTACAGAACATCGGGGTACCCGCTTTCAATATCGCCACTTCCGTCAGCCTGATCATTGCCCAGCGACTGGCTCGCAGGCTTTGCAAGCACTGCAAAACGGAAGACCGCATGTCCAGAAACAGCCTGCTTGAAGAGGGTATACCGGAAGACCTGCTCAACAGCGCCAGTATCTACGCAGCCAGCCCGAATGGTTGCAGCCATTGCGCCAAAGGTTACAAAGGGCGGGTGGGCGTTTATGAAGTGGTAAAAATCACCCCGTCTTTGCAGAAGGTTATTATGAATGAAGGCAACTCTCTGCAAATTGCTGAAGTGGCCGAACAGGAAGGCTTCAACAACCTGCGTCAGTCCGGCCTGAAAAAAGTACTCCAGGGCGTCACCAGCCTTGAAGAGGTGAACCGGGTCACGCTGGATTAA